The Scleropages formosus chromosome 3, fSclFor1.1, whole genome shotgun sequence genome contains the following window.
gaaaaaggaagccCCAGAGTCTGTGTTTGCCTCTTACCACTCGCCATTGTTGATGAGAACACCGCCGTTCTGTGAGTGATTCCGATTGAGAGCCATGTCAGCCTCCTGCCGAAACGGGACCTTTTTTTCGGCGTCTCTTctgctctcgctctcgctctctgaCATCAACACGCACGACTCCGCAAGCCCCGCCCACAGCCTCTGTGACGTCACAACATCAGAGCTCCCGCCACTCCGGTTCCTCGTGAGGGCTGCGATATCCCCCCTCTACTCTTTCCCTACAAttcaaaaaaaacttaaaatattggTAGAGAAAACTCTTTCATCGCCGTTGCTGCAGTTTTATGTTTATAGTTCTAACTGAATAGGCGGCACAGTGatacagcgagcagcgctgctgtctcagcgcctgggtggtgagaaGGTGTTGGGTCGATCCCCACTAAATTGCATTTCTCCTTGTGtcggtttcctccaggtgctccggtttcctcccacagtccaacgacatgctgttcaggttcactcatagtgtgttccgctgatgtattttgatttttgatttgaaaaattgtacttctgctgagatgtacgtcactttggacaaaagcgtctgctgaatgaataaatgtaaatgtatggatgagtgacccagtgtaagtagtgtaagtcaccttggtgaataaggtgtatgggctggtaacactatatagggttcattggaaatcacttgggagaaaagcatctgttaaatgaactAACACAAGTAACGTGCAGTTGTTACTGTCTCTGACATACACTACATTATTTGAAAGGCAGTTTTGAAATTACACAGGAGATCAGTCCGTGTCATAAATGATATTTGGGACAATCTGACACTTAGACAATGAAACCTTTAGAAAGCTTCACCAACAGTACTATTTCCTAGACTTGGTAATTTTCTTATGAATATGTTCAGGAAGTACATGCAAGTTAAACTAGATGTTTAAACCTTAAATATTTTCTGGACATTCTGTTATTGCATGGAGCATTTCTCTGTAACTTCCCCTGCGTCTTGGGTTGCACTAAATTCTGTGGCAATAGGACTGTGAAAAGCACCACACCAGTCGGTATCTACACTACAACTTCCTGTTCATCTCTCAGTCCATCCACATGACCGCCTTCTCTCTCAATCAGTGCTCTCCAAACCAGGTGCAAAGTTGGCAGATTTGCAAGACTGATGAAGAAGGTAACTGAGAAAGTTGGATGACAGTCACATCAGGACATGAGACTTTGGTTCTTACCTCCTGCCTTGATACAAACAAGAAGAGTTGTAGTACTGGAGCATTACTTAAAATAAGACCAACtgcaaaatgttatttcttGAAGAAACCTCCATCAGAATAACTTTTGGGACTGATTATTCAGTGATAGTGTTAGGTTATAAacttcaaatttattttaaataaatgggaaaaagaaGGGCATCTGGGGAATGAAATAAAAGACTTTATTCATTGCTCAGTAGGGCCTAAATTTCCTCTGTGCTCGGAGCACTGCAATCCTCTGTTTGTCTTCCTCAAACTTCCTCCTCAGCTCTGCAATATCTGAAGGAGGGAAAACACTACCTTTAGAGCCCAAAAACTGCATACACAACATGTAAAAGATAAATGCACACACTAGGACCTTACGCCAACATATTTCCATAAGTCAGGCTTTACAAAACTCACGTTCTCTTTGCGTCtgtctgtgttgccaggtgtaaaaattcaaaagttCCTTCCTCTTCCGCTTCTTGTCCTCCTTCTGCAGGGCCCTCTGGTTGGCCATCTCACTGTGAGGTCGTGCCTTGCTACCCCGCACACCCCGTGTGACCTTCACCCATCCCTCATCATCCTCTTCTGCCTCCTTCTGCCGTTCAGATTCCTGAAAGAAATGCTGGCAGGTCAATACAACTCACATAGGTGAGTTGTATTACTCACTGAAAAGTAAGAAAATTTGGATAAGCGAATACTTTGGTGGGACAGTTGTTACAAGTTTACACATATAAGGCTGTGTGTTCAGATTCCCCAAGGTGTCCTGTTTTACTCCTGAGCAAGCACAAATATAAGACGGACTGAAACCAACTAACCTCTTCCTTCTTCTGGTCATACCCTTGCATAAAGGTGTCGACTGCTGCTTGAAGTTTCTCTGGATTGATTAATGATTGCCTGTACTGTTGTATCCATTCTAAGCAAAGACAAACAATGGTTTTCATGTATCAGCTGACCAagcaacacatttttgaaaaaactgAGGATGAGTTCATCACTCACTCTGAATGCCAACTTTGACTGGATGGTTTTCTGTGCTGACGATTAATGGGATGTCACGTGGATGGGATTTTGCTGCCTTCACACCAGATGGGCTTGTAAACACGACATATCCCACACTGAAACCCTGGGAGACAGAGATGA
Protein-coding sequences here:
- the rrp7a gene encoding ribosomal RNA-processing protein 7 homolog A, which translates into the protein MKMAPSAKKHAEQSWVIPGGFTVLPLKYSSDSVSQHSLYVKEHRVRAEKTTSRPLDRTLFVLNIPPYCSEEIIKDLFSTFGKVQSVELREKPGTTESSDLKLSKYFRPALTKGFSVGYVVFTSPSGVKAAKSHPRDIPLIVSTENHPVKVGIQKWIQQYRQSLINPEKLQAAVDTFMQGYDQKKEEESERQKEAEEDDEGWVKVTRGVRGSKARPHSEMANQRALQKEDKKRKRKELLNFYTWQHRQTQREHIAELRRKFEEDKQRIAVLRAQRKFRPY